One window from the genome of Ictidomys tridecemlineatus isolate mIctTri1 chromosome 12, mIctTri1.hap1, whole genome shotgun sequence encodes:
- the LOC101962268 gene encoding adenosine 5'-monophosphoramidase HINT1, translating into TRLLPWPTCGRVAETADEIAKAQVAQPSDGDTIFKKIIRKEIPTKIIFEDDQCLAFHGIAPQAPTHFLGVPKKHITQISAAEDDNENLLGHLMIVGKKCAADLGLKKGYRMVVSEGADGGQSVHLHVLGGGQMNWPPG; encoded by the coding sequence ACACGACTTCTCCCCTGGCCTACGTGCGGGAGGGTGGCTGAGACAGCAGATGAAATCGCCAAGGCTCAGGTGGCCCAGCCTTCTGACGGCGACACCATCTTCAAGAAGATCATCCGCAAGGAAATCCCCACCAAAATCATTTTCGAGGATGACCAGTGTCTTGCTTTCCATGGCATTGCCCCTCAAGCACCAACACATTTTCTGGGGGTACCCAAGAAACATATAACCCAGATTTCTGCTGCAGAAGATGATAATGAAAATCTTCTTGGACATTTAATGATTGTTGGCAAGAAATGTGCTGCTGATCTAGGCCTGAAGAAGGGTTATCGGATGGTGGTGAGTGAAGGTGCAGATGGAGGACAGTCTGTTCATCTGCATGTTCTTGGAGGTGGGCAGATGAATTGGCCTCCTGGCTAA